The following are from one region of the Nicotiana tomentosiformis chromosome 7, ASM39032v3, whole genome shotgun sequence genome:
- the LOC138895224 gene encoding uncharacterized protein, whose product MSTSKKTTDIASTSGSKSEPQIVLTHVQRPPDIQDFKFKSLNDLEELLDKKLSGLNIKPIDLSKDFADKLDTTFYYKNEVLSEFNKLRGFTGQLCGWWDNYLTADEKAMVINAIATDEGVDNLGMALVKNREDVVYTLVLTIIEHFNGRFTNQNETVRTLLNGLRSKFIDGLPSLFAERVRKTLRGSYEKIPYKDYTYGKLIGVCTHEGLNLCNELKLSRQLKIDKLKEKSQLGDFCTQFGLPGLPETSTHKKKKHKYHTYPNPDSPYKKKRSRYRSKEERDAKKAHRKCTRFTKNRSKRDLADIKCYKCGKFGHIAPNYKLQKLKTLELDNELRDKVYGLLYISRSESDYYSESE is encoded by the exons ATGAGTACTAGCAAGAAGAcaactgatattgcctctacgtctggaagcaaatcagaacctcaaattgttcttactcatgttcaaagaccccctgatattcaggattttaaattcaaatctttaaatgatttagaagaacttcttgataaaaagttatctggTTTAAATATTAAAcctattgatttatcaaaagattttgctgataaattagataccactttttattataaaaatgaagttttgtcagagtttaataaactcagag gttttactggccagctttgtggctggtgggataattatttaacTGCTGATGAAAAGGCGATGGTTATTAATGCTATAGCCACtgacgaaggagttgataacttaggcatggctctaGTGAAAAATAGAGAAGATGTTGTTTACACCCTTGTTCTTACCATAATAGAAcatttcaatggtagatttaccaatcagAACGAGACTGTCCGTACTCTGCTAAATGGCCTTAGAT ctaagtttatagatggtcttccctctttatttgctgaaagagttagaaaAACTCTAAGGGGTAGTTACGAAAAAATTCCATACAAAGATTATACTTATGGAAAATTGATAGGAGTATGCACACACGAAGGATTAAACTTGTGCAATGAGTTAAAATTGTCCAGACAGCTTAAGATAGATAAGCTTAAAGAGAAATCCCAATTAGGAGACTTTTGTACCCAGTTTGGATTACccggtttacccgagacttctactcataagaagaagaaacacaAATATCATACGTACCCAAATCCAGACAGTCCTTATAAGAAAAAGAGAtcgagatatagatccaaagaagagcgTGATGCTAAGAAAGCCCATCGCAAGTGTACTAGATTTACGAAAAATAGGTCCAAGCGAGATCTTGCTGATATTAAGTGTTATAAATgtggaaaatttggccatatagctccaaattataagcttcaaaagctgaaaaccttagaactagacaatgagttacgtgataaggtcTATGGTTTGTTATACATTTCTAgatcagaatctgattattattctgagtcagaatAA